A region of Kwoniella shivajii chromosome 11, complete sequence DNA encodes the following proteins:
- a CDS encoding serine/threonine-protein kinase SSN3, translated as MAAAMTSSTAMVDPMHYYRAKRDRERRTVLKTYKILGFISSGTYGRVYKAVLLPSSSASKSGSTNKSTLPSSARAALSIPKDKIPSPSTSTTSSSNHTSNLDPLNNPDMCMRPGDLPAREGDVFAIKKFKPDKEGDVLTYAGISQSGAREIMLNRELNHRNLVALREVILEDKAIYMVFEYAEHDFLQIIHHHSQTTRTPIPSPTLRRLLHQLLCGVHFLHSNFVLHRDLKPANILVNSSGVVKIGDLGLARLWHKPLAQGGLFGGDKVVVTIWYRAPELILGAKHYTAAVDQWAIGCIYAELLALRPIFKGDEAKMDGKKQLPFQRDQMGKICEVLGPVKPDQWPGIVHMPEYKTYMTSGPYPNPNPLPTWYQHRSSSSQGYDLLTRLFEWDPARRLTAREALAHPWFQEEGGVSAKSVFEGSSVAYPTRRVTHEDNGDAKMGSLPPSMAQPRLPSSSNFRPASANVTQPAKKKPRV; from the exons ATGGCAGCTGCTATGACCTCTTCAACGGCCATGGTCGATCCGATGCACTATTATCGAGCAAAAAGGGACCGGGAAAGGCGAAC TGTGTTGAAAACGTACAAGATCCTGGGATTCATCTCGTCAG GCACCTATGGAAGAGTGTATAAAGCAGTCTTAttgccatcatcatctgcttcgaAATCGGGAAGTACAAACAAATCTACTTTACCTTCGTCTGCCAGAGCTGCATTATCAATACCAAAAGATAAGATACCATCGCCGTCCACATCcacaacatcatcatccaaccaTACATCCAATCTTGACCCTTTAAACAATCCCGATATGTGTATGCGGCCGGGTGACTTACCAGCTAGAGAAGGGGATGTGTTCGCGATCAAAAAGTTCAAACCGGACAAGGAAGGAGATGTTTTGACTTATGCAGGTATTAGTCAATCTGGGGCGAGAGAGATTATG TTAAATAGGGAACTAAATCATCGCAATTTAGTAGCTTTGAGAGAAGTCATTCTGGAAGATAAAGCTATCTATATGGTATTCGAATATGCCGAACATGATTTTTTG CAAATAATCCACCATCATTCCCAAACTACACGAACACCCATTCCATCGCCAACGTTACGTCGCTTATTACATCAATTACTATGTGGAGTCCACTTCCTCCACTCGAATTTCGTCTTACATCGAGATTTGAAGCCGGCCAATATCCTCGTCAATTCTTCGGGAGTCGTCAAAATTGGTGATTTGGGTCTGGCCAGACTATGGCATAAACCACTGGCTCAAGGTGGTTTATTCGGTGGTGATAAGGTTGTAGTGACAATTTGGTATAGAGCACCCGAGTTGATTCTGGGTGCAAAACATTATACTGCTGCCGTTG ACCAATGGGCGATTGGCTGTATCTATGCTGAATTGCTTGCCCTACGACCGATATTCAAAGGTGACGAAGCCAagatggatggaaagaaacAATTACCTTTCCAAAGAGATCAAATGGGTAAAATATGCGAAGTGTTAGGTCCTGTAAAAC CCGATCAGTGGCCTGGTATAGTACATATGCCAGAATATAAAACATATATGACATCTGGACC ATATCCAAATCCGAACCCGCTTCCGACATGGTACCAACATCGatcgtcatcttctcaaGGATATGATCTACTCACCCGTCTATTCGAGTGGGATCCAGCACGGAGATTGACTGCTAGAGAAGCCTTGGCTCATCCTTGgtttcaagaagaaggtggtgttTCTGCAAA GAGCGTCTTTGAAGGGAGTTCGGTCGCTTATCCAACCAGAAGAGTGACACATGAAGACAATGGTGATGCTAAGATGGGATC GTTACCACCTTCAATGGCTCAACCTCGATTACCATCAAGTAGCAATTTTAGACCCGCCAGCGCGAACGTCACTCAACCGGCAAAAAAGAAGCCAAGGGTATAG